The following proteins are encoded in a genomic region of Pseudomonas saponiphila:
- a CDS encoding amino acid ABC transporter ATP-binding protein yields the protein MSSMTVIDSATLAPRPVASAEPFLRLEAIHKQFGPYPVLHDVCFEMAQGEVVAIIGPSGSGKSTLLRCINQLEPATRGRVSMGGVHIEAGRPLPRSELLKLRRRIGMVFQSFNLFPHLTVLRNVSLAQIRTLGRSAEEADARSLQLLDRVGLADKANAYPARCSGGQQQRIAIARALALEPELMLFDEPTSALDPELGLEVLAVMKELAREGMSMLVVTHEMHFAETVSDRVVVMAEGRIIEQGPSAEVMRKPQHARVAQFLQAVRNR from the coding sequence ATGAGCAGCATGACCGTGATCGACAGCGCCACCCTGGCGCCGCGCCCGGTGGCCAGCGCCGAACCCTTTCTGCGCCTGGAGGCGATTCACAAGCAGTTCGGTCCTTACCCGGTGTTGCACGACGTGTGTTTCGAGATGGCCCAAGGCGAGGTGGTGGCGATTATCGGCCCCAGCGGCTCCGGCAAGAGCACCTTGCTGCGTTGCATCAACCAGCTGGAGCCGGCAACCCGCGGCCGGGTCAGCATGGGTGGGGTGCATATCGAGGCCGGGCGCCCGCTGCCCAGGAGCGAGTTGCTCAAGCTGCGCCGGCGCATTGGCATGGTGTTCCAGTCGTTCAACCTGTTTCCCCATCTCACGGTGCTGCGCAATGTCAGCCTGGCGCAGATCCGCACCCTGGGTCGCAGCGCCGAGGAAGCGGACGCCCGTTCTTTGCAGTTGCTCGACCGGGTGGGCCTGGCGGACAAGGCCAACGCCTACCCGGCACGTTGCTCCGGCGGCCAGCAACAACGCATCGCCATCGCCCGGGCCCTGGCGCTGGAGCCGGAGCTGATGCTGTTCGACGAGCCGACCTCGGCCCTGGACCCCGAGCTGGGCCTGGAGGTACTGGCGGTGATGAAAGAGCTGGCGCGCGAGGGCATGTCGATGCTGGTGGTGACCCACGAGATGCACTTTGCCGAGACCGTTTCCGACCGCGTGGTGGTCATGGCCGAAGGACGGATCATCGAGCAGGGGCCCAGTGCCGAGGTGATGCGCAAGCCGCAGCATGCGCGGGTGGCGCAGTTTCTCCAGGCCGTGAGGAATCGCTGA